A window of the Lolium perenne isolate Kyuss_39 chromosome 7, Kyuss_2.0, whole genome shotgun sequence genome harbors these coding sequences:
- the LOC127318467 gene encoding D-3-phosphoglycerate dehydrogenase 2, chloroplastic encodes MSASRALLSNPHAVASPTAARARLAAPSRAAVPLARLRIRSAILSSPAAAAPVATASEPRRRISRTGSDASLRPKPAVLVAEKLGEAGLAVLRQFADVECAYGMSPADLLAKVAQFDALIVRSGTKVTREVLEAGRGRLRVVGRAGVGIDNVDLQAATEAGCLVVNAPTANTVAAAEHGIALLASMARNVSQADAALKAGKWQRAKYVGVSLVGKTLAIMGFGKVGSEVARRAKGLGMHVIAHDPYAPADKARAIGAELVSFEEAIAKADFISIHMPLTPTTSKVFNDESFKKMKTGVRIINVARGGVIDEDALVRALDSGKVAQAALDVFTVEPPPKDSKLVLHENVTVTPHLGASTVEAQEGVAIEIAEAVAGALRGELSATAVNAPMVPAEVLSELAPYVSLAEKLGRLAVQLVAGESGIKGVKVVYTSARGPDDFDTRLLRAMVTKGIVEPVSSTFVNLVNADYTAKQRGLRITEERVSHDSGAAEAPLESIQVRLSHVKSKFAGAISDGGDIVLVGRVKYGVPHLTVVGPYEVDVSMEGNLILCRQIDQPGMIGKVGNILGQKNVNVSFMSVGRTFRGKQAIMAIGVDEEPDKETLEKIGAIPAVEEFVFLEL; translated from the exons ATGTCCGCCTCACGCGCGCTCCTCTCCAACCCGCACGCCGTCGCGAGCCCGACGGCGGCGCGGGCCCGCCTCGCCGCGCCCTCGAGGGCGGCGGTCCCGCTCGCGCGCCTCCGCATTCGATCCGCGATCCTGTCCTCGCCGGCTGCCGCGGCACCCGTGGCCACGGCCTCGGAGCCGAGGCGCCGGATCTCGCGCACGGGGTCGGACGCGTCGCTGCGGCCCAAGCCCGCGGTGCTGGTGGCGGAGAAGCTGGGCGAGGCCGGGCTGGCCGTGCTGCGCCAGTTCGCGGACGTGGAGTGCGCCTACGGCATGTCCCCCGCCGACCTCCTCGCCAAGGTGGCGCAGTTCGACGCGCTCATCGTGCGCAGCGGCACCAAGGTCACCAGGGAGGTGCTGGAGGCCGGCCGCGGCCGCCTGCGCGTCGTCGGCCGCGCCGGCGTCGGGATCGACAACGTCGACCTCCAGGCGGCCACCGAGGCCGGCTGCCTCGTCGTCAACGCGCCCACCGCCaacaccgtcgccgccgccgagcaCGGCATCGCGCTGCTCGCCTCCATGGCGCGCAACGTCTCGCAGGCCGACGCCGCGCTCAAGGCCG GTAAATGGCAAAGAGCCAAGTATGTCGGAGTTTCCCTAGTTGGAAAGACTCTTGCCATCATGGGCTTTGGAAAGGTTGGCTCAGAGGTAGCAAGGCGAGCGAAAGGGCTTGGGATGCATGTGATTGCCCATGATCCCTATGCCCCGGCTGATAAGGCCCGTGCCATCGGAGCTGAGCTGGTATCTTTTGAGGAGGCCATAGCCAAAGCTGACTTCATCTCCATCCACATGCCGCTCACCCCGACGACATCCAAGGTCTTCAACGACGAGTCCTTCAAAAAGATGAAGACCGGTGTACGGATCATCAATGTGGCTAGGGGTGGAGTGATCGATGAAGATGCTCTGGTTAGAGCACTTGACTCTGGCAAAGTTGCTCAG GCGGCTCTTGATGTCTTCACAGTGGAGCCCCCGCCAAAGGACAGCAAGCTGGTTCTTCATGAAAATGTCACTGTTACGCCTCATCTAGGAGCAAGCACAGTGGAGGCCCAG GAAGGCGTCGCAATCGAAATAGCCGAAGCTGTCGCTGGTGCACTGAGAGGTGAACTCTCAGCGACTGCTGTGAATGCTCCCATGGTCCCAGCAGAG GTTCTTTCAGAGCTCGCTCCCTATGTTTCCCTGGCAGAGAAGCTGGGGAGGCTGGCAGTGCAGCTCGTGGCCGGAGAGAGTGGTATCAAGGGTGTCAAAGTTGTGTACACCTCAGCCAGAGGCCCTGACGACTTCGACACTAGGCTCCTCCGCGCAATGGTGACCAAGGGCATTGTGGAGCCCGTGTCTAGCACATTCGTCAACCTCGTGAACGCTGACTACACAGCAAAGCAGCGCGGCCTGCGCATCACAGAGGAGCGGGTCTCCCACGACAGTGGCGCCGCCGAGGCACCGCTGGAGTCCATCCAGGTCCGTCTGTCGCACGTCAAGTCCAAGTTCGCCGGCGCAATCAGCGACGGCGGGGACATTGTCCTTGTAGGCAGGGTGAAGTATGGCGTACCCCACCTTACCGTCGTTGGTCCGTATGAGGTTGACGTTAGCATGGAGGGCAACCTGATCCTCTGCCGGCAGATCGACCAGCCTGGGATGATCGGCAAGGTCGGGAACATCCTCGGCCAGAAGAACGTGAACGTTAGCTTCATGAGCGTCGGCCGGACCTTCCGTGGCAAGCAGGCGATCATGGCCATCGGCGTCGATGAGGAGCCTGACAAGGAAACGCTCGAGAAGATTGGTGCGATCCCGGCGGTTGAGGAGTTTGTGTTCCTCGAGCTATGA